The segment CGCCGCTGCCGGCCGCAGACTGCGCTCCATCGAGGCGTACGATTGCCTGATGTGGGGCGCCAAGGCGGTGCTTTCGGGCGGCATCCGCCGCTCGGCGACGATCTGCCTGTTTTCTGCAGATGATGAGGAAATGGCGACTGCGAAGACGGGCAATTGGTTCGAGAAGAACCCGCAGCGTGCGGCGTCCAACAACTCCGCCGTCATCGTCCGGAGCGAAGCCACCCGCGAGGTGTTTGACCGCCTGTTCGAAGCCCAGAAGCAGTTTGGCGAGCCCGGCTTCTATTTCGTCGAGGATGCTGATTATGGTGCAAATCCGTGTGTCGAAATCGGGCTCAATCCGCGTGTGATCGTCGACGAGGAATCCCGCACTCGCCTGCGCGAACACGGGTACCAGGGAGAGCTCGCCGATGGCCAGGTGCTGTCCGGCGTGCAATTCTGCAATCTCTCCACCTTGTCGGCTGCATCAGCCGATTCGCCGGAGCGGTTCTACCGGCTCTGCGCGCAGGCGGCGCTTATCGGGACCCTGCAGGCGGGATACACCGAATTCCAATACCTCTCACCGGTGAGCCGGTACGTCACCGAGCGCGAGGCGCTGATAGGTGTATCCATTTGCGGGATACTCGACCGGCCGAACGTCCTGCTTGACCCGAAGGTGCTGGAAACCGGGGCCGCGGTCGTGAAGGCCGTCAATGCCGTCGTTGCGCGGGCGATCGGGATCCGGCCCGCCGCACGCACCACCTGTGTCAAGCCCGAGGGCACGGCGAGCCTCCTCCTCGGCACGTCGAGCGGGCTCCATCCGCACCACGCCGTCCGCTACTTCCGGCGAGTGCAGGCAAACGTGTATGACCCGGTCTTCAAGCACTTCAAAAAGGCGAATCCACACATGGTCGAGCCCAGTGTCTACGACCCCCACGGGAGGACGGAAGTCATCACGTTCCCCGTGGAAGGCCCGGCGTTTGGCATCTACCGCGAGGAGCTGTCGGCCCTCCAGCACCTCGATTACATCCGCCGCGTGCAGATCCACTGGGTGCAGGCGGGACGGGCCGACGAGACGTACTCGCCCGGCCTCCACCACAACGTCTCCTGCACGGTGTCTGTGAAGGACGACGAGTGGGCGGATGTCGCCGACTTCATCTGGGGCAACCGTGATTCCTTCACAGGCATCGCCCTCCTTGCCGACACCGGCGACAAGGCTTACGCCCAGGCGCCGCGCGAGGCCCTGGCCACCCAGGACGACCACCGCAGGTGGAATGAGCTCGTGTATTCGGAAGTCAAATACGAAGAACTGTGCGAGGACGAGGACATAACCGAGCTCAAGCAGGTGATCGCCTGCGCCGGCGGAGCGTGCGAGCTTGTCTGAAAAGTAAAGAGGGGCTGAGGAGCGAGTTGCCTGGAGCCGGGCGTGTGGTGAGCCGTGCACGCTTGGCTCGGTGCTCACCACACCCGAGGAACAAGTTGTGGTGAGTGACGAGCAGCCAGCGCTCACCACTCCTCACACCCAAGGAGCAAGCTGGGGTGAGCAAGGAGCGCCCACTTACTTCCGTCCTTCATTCTTCCAAAGTATCGCCGTCACTCCACGCGGGTAATAGCGACTGCCGCACGTCACGCCCGTATCGCTCCAGATCTGATCGCAGAGGGCGAAGGCGCCGCAGCCGGGGGTTTTCTGCCAGTTGGCGTGGACGACGTCCGCCGCTTTGGCCTCTTCACTCAGCGCGGAGGGGAACAGGGTCCGCACGACGTGCTGGGCGATGGCGATCTTGCTGATCCAGGTGTTCTTGCTCGTGCTCGACATTTTCCAGCCGCCTGAATCCGGATCGATGCACACGCCGGGCTTCAACGCATTGCGCAGGTGTGTTTCGAGTTGATCGAGGAGCTTGCCGAAGCGGCCATCGCGTTTCAGCACGTCGGAGTAGCCGAGAAAGAGCGGATAGACGAAACCTTCCACTGCAGGGAGGATCCGGGATTGGTTTCCCGCCTCGAACACTGCGGGGAAGAAGCCGGTGTCGGGCTCGAACTTGGTGGTGAGTGTCGCCGCGAGCCGGTCCGCCGCCTTGCGCGCGTCGGCCTCGGCGGACCGATCACCGAGGCTGGCGAAGGCACGTTCGAGAAGGACCCACGCGCCCAGAGCCTTCACCGAGAGGTAAAGGTTGTTGCGCGCCTGTCCCAGGCTGACGTCGAGGCTGTCATAGGTGGTAATTTCCGCGCCGTGTTCACCCACGCGAGCCGAGTCATGCTTGAGGATGCCGTCGCGTTTCGATTCGTCGGGGTGGTCGCGCCTGTGGATGCTCTCGGCGCATGCCTTCAGTGTGGCCTTGTGGCGGCGCAGCCAGGCAAGGTCGCCGGTCTTCTCCGCATAAGTCGCCGCAGTCAGGACCCAATTGAGCAGCTGCTCCATGGTCATGTGGCTGAAGCAGCCCTCGATGTTGTCGACCTCGTAGCTCGAGCGGCCCTTCGGCGTGAAGTGGTTCATCACACCCATGTCGTGGGTGAAGGCGATGCCACCGCGTATCCGCTTTCCGGATACCTTGATCTCGTCCGTGTAGGAGTAGCGGCTTGCGAACAGGTCGAGCGCATCGCGCACGGCCCAGGGGTGCCACTCCAACTCAAAGAAGAGGTGGTCAACCGTGAGATCGAAGGTGTTGAGCATGCGGTATTCGCCCTCGTTGACCGCCCAGACGGGGCGTTTCCCGTCCCACAACAACTCGGTGCTGCCGTAATAGCTGTGCGTGGCCTGCGCGAGCAGGAACTTCTGGTCGCCGGTCAGGGAGCTCCGTTCGAGCTCACGATCGCGCTTGGCGGCGGTGCGGACGAGGCGGGCGCGGGAGTCGAGGGTCTCCGACAACACGTCCTCAAGGTCCTTGAAGAAACGCGTGTAGAGGAAGGAGGCCTCGATGCCTGTCGTGATGCGCCCCTCCTGATAAAAGCCGAGGGCGATCGGGAAGGACTTTCGCTGGCCGGCGGGCACCTTAAATACGAGGGCGACCTCGCTGCAGATTACGTGCAGGCCGCGGTAGTCGAGGTATTTCGGTTCGAAGACATCGAAGCCCTGCCGCGGCGTGACGAGTTTGCCAGGCAGTGTCGCGAAGCCCCAGGTGCGGCCACCCGCAAAGCCGACCAAACCCTTCGACGAATCTTCAAGGGGGCGAAGTGGCTGCTCGGGTTCGCCAACGCCAAAGATCAGTTCAACGGGTTCCTTTCCCTTGCGGTTATCGAATTCGACT is part of the Opitutaceae bacterium genome and harbors:
- a CDS encoding glycoside hydrolase family 52 protein, giving the protein MSPIPAASESYHTQFAPFGAFASFTLGLVDSPGGFGPGLKGPAKQNLYIGYRGKGAKWKLLPYFTPPKNESVNFTGTAASDATSPFESLRPGDFERTLSWATGNWQADDGRFSFKLHAPFAQVKEASQLRGAAAREALLPAVLATVEFDNRKGKEPVELIFGVGEPEQPLRPLEDSSKGLVGFAGGRTWGFATLPGKLVTPRQGFDVFEPKYLDYRGLHVICSEVALVFKVPAGQRKSFPIALGFYQEGRITTGIEASFLYTRFFKDLEDVLSETLDSRARLVRTAAKRDRELERSSLTGDQKFLLAQATHSYYGSTELLWDGKRPVWAVNEGEYRMLNTFDLTVDHLFFELEWHPWAVRDALDLFASRYSYTDEIKVSGKRIRGGIAFTHDMGVMNHFTPKGRSSYEVDNIEGCFSHMTMEQLLNWVLTAATYAEKTGDLAWLRRHKATLKACAESIHRRDHPDESKRDGILKHDSARVGEHGAEITTYDSLDVSLGQARNNLYLSVKALGAWVLLERAFASLGDRSAEADARKAADRLAATLTTKFEPDTGFFPAVFEAGNQSRILPAVEGFVYPLFLGYSDVLKRDGRFGKLLDQLETHLRNALKPGVCIDPDSGGWKMSSTSKNTWISKIAIAQHVVRTLFPSALSEEAKAADVVHANWQKTPGCGAFALCDQIWSDTGVTCGSRYYPRGVTAILWKNEGRK
- a CDS encoding recombinase, whose amino-acid sequence is MSHASATTELLRTHAQNGLQDYIAISRYARYSPEKRRRETWSEAVSRVRDMHLNHFGEASLAAAADAVLAEGIVTEDALLKAGLRESLHAEIFAAFSAVQSKEVLPSMRSLQFGGEAILSKHARIYNCAYTHIDRLDAFREAFYLLLCGCGVGFSVQRQHVAKLPVLAAREESTQAETFVVEDTIEGWADALDALMRSAVDGRKLQFDFSQIRPAGAPLRTSGGKAPGPQPLMHALKHIENVLIAAAGRRLRSIEAYDCLMWGAKAVLSGGIRRSATICLFSADDEEMATAKTGNWFEKNPQRAASNNSAVIVRSEATREVFDRLFEAQKQFGEPGFYFVEDADYGANPCVEIGLNPRVIVDEESRTRLREHGYQGELADGQVLSGVQFCNLSTLSAASADSPERFYRLCAQAALIGTLQAGYTEFQYLSPVSRYVTEREALIGVSICGILDRPNVLLDPKVLETGAAVVKAVNAVVARAIGIRPAARTTCVKPEGTASLLLGTSSGLHPHHAVRYFRRVQANVYDPVFKHFKKANPHMVEPSVYDPHGRTEVITFPVEGPAFGIYREELSALQHLDYIRRVQIHWVQAGRADETYSPGLHHNVSCTVSVKDDEWADVADFIWGNRDSFTGIALLADTGDKAYAQAPREALATQDDHRRWNELVYSEVKYEELCEDEDITELKQVIACAGGACELV